The Microbacterium limosum genome contains a region encoding:
- a CDS encoding integrase core domain-containing protein, producing the protein MIRTEAGMPTARFVDMIGVPERSYRRWQAKARANRPPKGPWPQPARTAVRDAVVAHAKAHPAWGHRKVWAMTRHDGHPVSQATVLRLLRDEGLILGANYQRERRRLAERRKAAFAKEPTGPNQVWQLDFSEYETTTGGTWRIASCRDYWAKYEFDAHVSPTANMHDAVAAVELALAEAEALLGHPLIDECQIDEATGEILPVLTIVTDNGGPFRSFTFEAFIATRPELRHVRTRVRTPGQNGSRERGFGTMKYEWLFREEIDDGLQLVEHVNAYRHDYNHVRPHEAIAWNRPADVYAGTADPTIPNFETKEILPTT; encoded by the coding sequence GTGATCCGCACCGAGGCGGGCATGCCGACCGCGAGGTTCGTGGACATGATCGGCGTGCCCGAGCGGTCGTATCGGCGGTGGCAGGCCAAGGCCCGTGCCAACCGCCCGCCGAAGGGTCCGTGGCCGCAGCCGGCGCGCACCGCGGTCCGCGACGCGGTCGTCGCTCACGCGAAAGCGCACCCGGCCTGGGGACACCGGAAGGTCTGGGCGATGACCCGTCACGACGGGCACCCGGTGTCGCAGGCGACCGTGTTGCGGCTACTGCGCGATGAGGGTCTGATCCTGGGCGCGAACTACCAGCGGGAGCGGCGCCGCCTCGCCGAGCGGCGCAAGGCCGCCTTCGCGAAGGAGCCGACGGGCCCGAATCAGGTCTGGCAGCTCGACTTCTCCGAGTACGAGACCACGACCGGCGGCACCTGGCGGATCGCGTCGTGCCGGGACTACTGGGCGAAGTACGAGTTCGACGCGCACGTGTCCCCGACCGCGAACATGCACGACGCCGTCGCCGCCGTCGAGCTCGCCCTCGCCGAAGCAGAAGCGCTCCTCGGTCACCCGCTGATCGACGAGTGTCAGATCGACGAGGCGACCGGCGAGATCCTCCCGGTCCTGACGATCGTGACCGACAACGGCGGCCCGTTCCGCTCGTTCACGTTCGAAGCGTTCATCGCGACGCGCCCCGAGCTGCGGCACGTCCGGACGCGGGTTCGAACGCCCGGGCAGAACGGATCACGCGAACGCGGGTTCGGGACGATGAAGTACGAGTGGCTGTTCCGAGAAGAGATCGACGACGGCCTCCAGCTCGTCGAGCACGTGAACGCCTACCGGCACGACTACAACCACGTCCGACCGCACGAAGCGATCGCCTGGAACCGACCCGCTGACGTCTACGCCGGCACCGCCGACCCCACCATCCCCAACTTCGAAACCAAAGAAATCCTGCCAACTACTTGA
- a CDS encoding sugar phosphate isomerase/epimerase family protein — MTASAELSRCSLNQATINDADLVTAIEACVRAGIPSIGVWRRQLAQRGALEASRALRAAGLRVSSLCRGGFFTSDDDSGWRRELDDNRRAIDDAHTLGSPVLVLVPGGIPDGGSLARAHARVREAIEALVPHAASAGITLALEPMHPVFAADRGVVSTIAHALEIVDGLPAEIVGIAVDSYHVWWDPRMTEQITRAGASGRLALVQVADWLPPTGDPLVARAFPGEGRIDFASFATAVEAAGYTGSIEWEIFNASLWKDDPLRVAARVAEAHRLLLAPALSHGNPPSQHVADEEAP; from the coding sequence ATGACCGCGTCCGCCGAGCTCTCCCGGTGCTCGCTCAACCAGGCCACGATCAACGACGCCGATCTGGTGACTGCCATCGAGGCGTGCGTCCGCGCCGGCATCCCCTCGATCGGGGTGTGGCGCCGACAGCTCGCGCAACGGGGAGCACTCGAAGCCTCGCGCGCGCTGCGCGCTGCGGGACTGCGGGTGTCGAGCCTGTGCCGAGGAGGCTTCTTCACGTCGGACGACGACTCCGGGTGGCGACGCGAGCTCGACGACAACCGTCGGGCGATCGACGACGCCCACACCCTCGGAAGCCCCGTGCTGGTCCTCGTGCCCGGAGGGATCCCCGACGGCGGCTCGCTCGCCCGGGCGCACGCGCGCGTTCGTGAAGCAATCGAGGCGCTCGTCCCCCACGCCGCCTCCGCCGGCATCACGCTCGCGCTCGAGCCGATGCACCCGGTGTTCGCCGCCGACCGCGGAGTCGTCTCGACGATCGCCCACGCGCTCGAGATCGTCGACGGCCTGCCGGCCGAGATCGTCGGGATCGCGGTCGACTCGTACCACGTGTGGTGGGATCCCCGGATGACGGAGCAGATCACCCGAGCGGGCGCCTCGGGACGACTCGCCCTCGTCCAGGTCGCGGACTGGCTGCCGCCCACGGGCGATCCGCTCGTGGCACGGGCGTTCCCCGGAGAAGGTCGCATCGACTTCGCCTCGTTCGCGACCGCGGTCGAAGCCGCCGGGTACACCGGATCGATAGAGTGGGAAATCTTCAACGCCTCGCTCTGGAAGGACGATCCGCTCCGCGTGGCCGCTCGAGTCGCCGAAGCACACCGTCTCCTGCTGGCACCCGCTCTCTCGCACGGGAATCCGCCGTCGCAGCACGTCGCCGACGAGGAAGCGCCATGA
- a CDS encoding IS30 family transposase, with protein MREVTGRAPMRSPGHPGHPRAREREFWTKISTGLLPAEAGVAIGVAPVVGSRWFRQSGGMSPYSWPAPSGRYLSLAEREEIAILKAKETGVRAIARALGRSPSTISRELRRNAATRGGKLDYRASVAQWKAELFARRPKVAKLAANPRLREYVQERLSGQIRRPDGSVVAGPVSPQWIGRNKPHRKDRRWVTGWSPEQIANRIKLDFPDDDSMRISHEAIYQALFIESRGALKRELILCLRTGRALRMPRARSKRVPWAHVTADVLISERPAEAEDRAIPGHHEGDLIIGINRSAIGTVVERTTGFTTLVHLPREDGWREQPIPKNGPALSGYGALSMNRALAAAMSTLPAELKRSLTWDRGKEMSAHAQFAIDTGLTVYFADPHSPWQRGTNENTNGLLRQYFPKGTDLSRWSPDDLAAVAHALNTRPRKRLGWRTPAEALDEHLHLLQTGGVATTS; from the coding sequence ATGAGGGAAGTGACCGGGCGGGCGCCGATGCGTTCTCCCGGGCACCCAGGGCACCCGCGTGCGCGCGAGCGCGAGTTCTGGACGAAGATCAGCACCGGGCTGCTCCCGGCCGAAGCTGGCGTCGCGATCGGCGTGGCTCCCGTTGTCGGCTCGCGGTGGTTCCGACAATCAGGCGGTATGTCACCGTATTCGTGGCCGGCGCCGTCGGGCCGGTATCTGTCGTTGGCTGAACGCGAGGAGATCGCGATTCTCAAGGCGAAGGAGACCGGGGTCCGGGCGATCGCCAGGGCACTGGGCCGCAGCCCGTCGACGATCTCGCGGGAACTGCGCCGCAACGCCGCGACGCGAGGTGGGAAGCTGGACTATCGCGCCTCGGTCGCGCAGTGGAAGGCGGAGCTGTTCGCACGAAGACCGAAGGTCGCCAAGCTCGCCGCGAACCCTCGGCTGCGTGAGTATGTTCAGGAGCGGCTCTCCGGCCAGATCCGACGGCCTGACGGGAGTGTTGTCGCTGGGCCGGTGTCGCCGCAGTGGATCGGGAGGAACAAGCCTCACCGGAAGGATCGCCGGTGGGTCACGGGGTGGAGTCCGGAGCAGATCGCGAACCGGATCAAGCTCGACTTCCCGGATGATGACAGCATGCGCATCAGCCACGAGGCCATCTACCAGGCGCTGTTCATCGAGAGTCGCGGTGCCCTGAAGCGCGAGCTCATCCTGTGTCTGCGCACCGGCCGAGCACTGCGCATGCCGCGAGCACGCTCGAAGCGGGTGCCGTGGGCTCACGTCACCGCCGACGTCCTGATCAGCGAGCGGCCCGCCGAGGCGGAAGACCGCGCGATCCCTGGTCACCACGAGGGCGACCTCATCATCGGCATCAACAGGTCCGCGATCGGCACCGTCGTCGAACGCACCACCGGCTTCACTACGCTCGTTCATCTGCCTCGCGAGGACGGGTGGCGGGAACAGCCGATCCCGAAGAACGGGCCGGCGCTATCCGGCTACGGGGCACTCTCGATGAACAGGGCGCTGGCGGCAGCGATGAGCACCTTGCCGGCGGAACTGAAACGCTCGCTGACCTGGGACCGCGGGAAGGAGATGTCCGCTCATGCCCAGTTCGCCATCGACACCGGCCTGACGGTCTACTTCGCAGACCCTCACAGCCCCTGGCAGCGTGGCACCAACGAAAACACGAACGGGTTGCTCCGGCAGTACTTTCCGAAGGGCACAGATCTCTCACGCTGGTCCCCGGACGACCTCGCCGCTGTCGCCCACGCCCTCAACACGCGACCCCGAAAGCGACTCGGGTGGCGCACCCCCGCCGAAGCGCTCGACGAACACCTACACTTGCTGCAAACAGGCGGTGTTGCGACGACCAGTTGA
- a CDS encoding choline dehydrogenase: MTTQTFDYVIIGAGAAGCVLANRLSADPSVNVLLLEAGGADSSMLVKIPAGFGKVMGTAVNWIFDTAPQKHLHDRTMFLPQGKVLGGSTSINAMLYVRGNRDDYDGWRDKGNVGWGYDDVLPYFTVHERNERIADGFHGTTGELNVADQVQTNPLSKAFVRASQQAGIPYTSDPNGAEQTGVFYHQVTQRGAKRESASTAFLRPVAQRRNLTILTGAEVTRIVVEDGVATGATYTHGRETTTVRARREVIVSAGAINSPRLLLLSGIGPADELREAGIEPVHDLPGVGKNLHDQLEVYITVESQQPISYTGEDRALRMLGHGIQYTLYKTGPATATVTEAGAFVRSDPALAQPDIQLHMLPVIVKWKDGARTAEKVTGHGFTILACAIRPRSRGEVRVTSADPSVPPIVDPNYMADEEDWKTSVAGLRIIRDILSQPAFAPYVKSETMPGSDVTTDADLRAYITEWGKTDYHPVGSCRMGVDDLAVVDPELRVRGLKNLRVIDSSIMPDIISGNTQAPAMMIGEKGAALILGTKAPVAR, from the coding sequence ATGACGACTCAGACATTCGACTACGTGATCATCGGCGCCGGTGCCGCCGGATGCGTCCTCGCCAACCGGCTCAGCGCGGATCCCTCGGTGAACGTCCTCCTGCTCGAGGCCGGGGGCGCCGACTCGTCGATGCTCGTGAAGATCCCGGCGGGGTTCGGCAAGGTCATGGGCACGGCGGTCAACTGGATCTTCGACACGGCTCCGCAGAAGCATCTGCACGATCGGACGATGTTCCTCCCGCAGGGCAAGGTGCTCGGCGGGTCGACCTCGATCAACGCCATGCTCTATGTCCGCGGCAACCGCGACGACTATGACGGCTGGCGCGACAAGGGCAACGTCGGGTGGGGCTACGACGACGTCCTGCCCTACTTCACCGTGCACGAGCGCAACGAGCGGATCGCCGACGGGTTCCACGGGACGACGGGCGAGCTCAACGTCGCCGATCAGGTGCAGACGAACCCGCTGTCGAAGGCGTTCGTGCGAGCATCGCAGCAGGCGGGGATCCCCTACACGAGCGACCCCAACGGCGCGGAGCAGACGGGCGTGTTTTACCACCAGGTCACGCAGCGCGGCGCCAAGCGCGAGAGCGCCTCGACGGCCTTCCTGCGACCGGTCGCCCAGCGCCGCAACCTCACGATCCTGACGGGGGCCGAGGTCACCCGGATCGTCGTCGAGGACGGCGTCGCTACCGGTGCGACCTACACGCACGGCCGCGAGACGACGACCGTCCGCGCCCGGCGCGAGGTGATCGTCAGCGCCGGAGCGATCAACTCGCCGCGTCTGCTGCTGCTCTCGGGCATCGGTCCGGCGGACGAGCTGCGCGAGGCCGGCATCGAGCCCGTCCACGATCTGCCGGGCGTCGGCAAGAACCTGCACGATCAGCTCGAGGTCTACATCACGGTCGAGTCGCAGCAGCCGATCAGCTACACGGGCGAGGATCGCGCGCTGCGCATGCTCGGCCACGGGATCCAGTACACGCTCTACAAGACGGGCCCGGCGACGGCGACCGTCACCGAGGCGGGCGCCTTCGTGCGGAGCGATCCCGCGCTCGCGCAGCCCGACATCCAGCTGCACATGCTCCCCGTGATCGTGAAGTGGAAGGACGGAGCCCGCACGGCCGAGAAGGTCACGGGTCACGGCTTCACGATCCTGGCGTGCGCCATCCGGCCGCGGAGCCGAGGAGAGGTGCGCGTCACCTCCGCCGACCCGAGCGTTCCGCCGATCGTGGATCCGAACTACATGGCCGACGAAGAGGACTGGAAGACCTCGGTCGCGGGCCTCCGGATCATCCGCGACATCCTGTCGCAGCCGGCCTTCGCCCCCTACGTCAAGAGCGAGACGATGCCGGGGTCCGACGTCACGACCGATGCGGATCTGCGCGCGTACATCACGGAATGGGGCAAGACCGACTACCACCCGGTCGGCAGCTGCCGGATGGGTGTCGACGACCTCGCCGTCGTCGATCCCGAGCTGCGTGTCCGCGGACTGAAGAACCTGCGCGTCATCGACTCGTCGATCATGCCCGACATCATCAGCGGCAACACCCAGGCGCCAGCCATGATGATCGGCGAGAAGGGCGCCGCCCTCATCCTCGGGACGAAGGCACCGGTCGCCCGATGA
- a CDS encoding transposase, with protein sequence MTRDSPSKYPRELRERAVRMVAEVRSDYPSEYAAITAVAQMLGIGSPETIRTWIRRQQVDAGDRPGVTTDAAEEIKRLKRENAELRRANEILKAASAFFAAELDRPLKR encoded by the coding sequence TTGACGCGGGACAGTCCCAGTAAGTATCCGCGCGAGCTTCGTGAGCGCGCTGTCCGCATGGTCGCCGAAGTGCGGTCCGATTACCCGAGCGAGTACGCCGCGATCACTGCGGTGGCGCAGATGCTCGGGATCGGGTCTCCCGAGACCATCCGGACATGGATCCGACGGCAGCAGGTCGATGCCGGCGACCGGCCCGGCGTCACGACTGACGCGGCCGAGGAGATCAAGCGACTCAAGCGGGAGAACGCCGAGCTGCGGCGCGCGAACGAGATCTTGAAGGCGGCTTCGGCTTTCTTCGCGGCCGAACTCGACCGGCCACTGAAGCGATAG
- a CDS encoding IS3 family transposase, translating to MEDHKDRRDGGLRWGVESICAVLTQHGCKIAPSTYYDARGRGPSSRELSDERWKPIVLATWQGQRKVLGARKLWLRLRRDGHEIARCTVERLMRDLGIAGVVRGKRKRPIDTDLRETRPADLVDRHFARFRTNQLWVADFTYVWTWSGWVYVAFVFDAHSRRILGWRAATSMTTPLVLDCLDMALWTRRREGVAGFGGLTHHTDAGSVGEFNWSSQHRLFAASVGVRRALRRGCATRVAFGVAC from the coding sequence ATCGAGGACCACAAGGACCGCCGTGATGGTGGGTTGCGGTGGGGTGTCGAGTCGATTTGCGCCGTGCTCACCCAGCACGGCTGCAAGATCGCCCCATCGACCTACTACGACGCCCGCGGGCGGGGACCGTCCTCACGGGAGTTGTCCGATGAGCGGTGGAAGCCGATCGTCCTCGCGACCTGGCAGGGCCAGCGGAAGGTGCTCGGCGCCCGCAAACTCTGGCTCCGGCTCCGCCGCGACGGGCACGAGATCGCTCGCTGCACGGTCGAACGCCTCATGCGAGACCTCGGTATCGCCGGCGTCGTGCGTGGGAAGCGGAAGCGGCCGATCGACACGGATCTGCGGGAGACCAGGCCCGCCGACCTCGTCGACCGGCACTTCGCCCGGTTCCGCACGAACCAGCTCTGGGTGGCCGACTTCACCTACGTCTGGACGTGGTCGGGGTGGGTCTACGTCGCGTTCGTGTTCGACGCGCACTCCCGTCGCATCCTCGGCTGGCGCGCCGCGACGAGCATGACCACACCGCTCGTGCTGGACTGCCTCGACATGGCCCTCTGGACCCGGCGGCGTGAAGGCGTCGCCGGGTTCGGCGGCCTCACGCATCACACCGACGCGGGCAGCGTCGGCGAATTCAACTGGTCGTCGCAACACCGCCTGTTTGCAGCAAGTGTAGGTGTTCGTCGAGCGCTTCGGCGGGGGTGCGCCACCCGAGTCGCTTTCGGGGTCGCGTGTTGA
- a CDS encoding acyl CoA:acetate/3-ketoacid CoA transferase, protein MTRGGTATGPRFISATQAAELVGDGATLAIGGSGGGLVEPDQLLAAVGERYRQSAHPAGITLVHTTGIGDRAGAGMDHFAQRGLADRVIAGNWGMAPQMSRMAAEGDFEAYNFPQGVMSQLWRDIAAGRPGLVTHVGLGTFCDPRVEGGRLNPRSTGTFVEVVELAGREWLFYPSFDVDVCFIRGTTADEDGNISMEEEAARLEMLAMAQATHNRGGIVVAQVKYVARSGALDPRTVEIPGILVDYVVHHPAQKQVVTHDYNPGFSGAVRVALSTLPPFPLDERKVVARRAISEVRPGDIVNLGVGIADGIASVAAEEGVDDRFTLTIEQGLVGGIPARGVIFGVSTNPAAILDQPAQFDFYDGGGLDITFLGFAQIDADGNVNVSKFGGRVVGTGGFVNISQNASTVVFCGTFTAGGLVAVADEGQLTIEQEGRHRKFVDRVEQITFSGAEALRRGQRVLYVTERAVFRLEPGGLRLIELAPGVDLQRDVLDHLPFEVAHDDLTTMATALFVPEPLHLSRSPQFSEAEALS, encoded by the coding sequence ATGACCCGCGGCGGAACGGCCACGGGGCCCCGCTTCATCTCCGCGACGCAGGCGGCCGAGCTCGTCGGGGACGGCGCGACGCTCGCAATCGGAGGATCCGGCGGCGGTCTCGTCGAGCCCGACCAGCTGCTGGCCGCCGTCGGCGAGCGCTACCGCCAGTCCGCGCACCCCGCGGGGATCACGCTCGTGCACACGACCGGGATCGGCGATCGCGCCGGCGCCGGCATGGATCACTTCGCCCAGCGAGGACTCGCCGACCGGGTCATCGCGGGCAACTGGGGCATGGCCCCCCAGATGAGCAGGATGGCCGCCGAAGGCGACTTCGAGGCCTACAACTTTCCGCAGGGCGTCATGAGCCAGCTCTGGCGCGACATCGCCGCGGGCCGCCCCGGGCTCGTCACCCACGTGGGTCTCGGCACCTTCTGCGACCCGAGGGTCGAGGGCGGTCGTCTCAATCCCCGAAGCACCGGAACGTTCGTCGAGGTGGTCGAGCTCGCAGGACGCGAATGGCTCTTCTACCCGTCGTTCGACGTCGACGTGTGCTTCATCCGAGGAACCACGGCCGATGAAGACGGTAACATCTCGATGGAGGAGGAGGCCGCGCGGCTCGAGATGCTCGCGATGGCCCAGGCGACGCACAACCGGGGCGGGATCGTCGTCGCGCAGGTCAAGTACGTCGCCCGCTCCGGAGCCCTCGACCCGCGGACCGTCGAGATCCCGGGGATCCTCGTCGACTACGTCGTCCACCACCCCGCCCAGAAGCAGGTCGTCACCCACGACTACAACCCGGGGTTCTCCGGCGCCGTGCGCGTCGCGCTCTCGACCCTGCCGCCCTTCCCGCTGGACGAGCGCAAGGTCGTCGCGCGGCGCGCGATCAGCGAGGTGCGTCCGGGCGACATCGTCAACCTCGGGGTCGGCATCGCCGACGGGATCGCCTCGGTCGCCGCCGAGGAAGGTGTCGACGACCGGTTCACCCTCACGATCGAGCAGGGCCTCGTCGGCGGGATCCCCGCGCGCGGCGTCATCTTCGGGGTGTCGACGAATCCCGCCGCGATCCTCGACCAACCGGCGCAGTTCGACTTCTACGACGGCGGCGGGCTCGACATCACCTTCCTCGGCTTCGCTCAGATCGACGCCGACGGAAACGTCAACGTCTCGAAGTTCGGCGGCCGCGTGGTCGGCACGGGCGGGTTCGTCAACATCAGCCAGAACGCCTCGACCGTCGTGTTCTGCGGCACCTTCACCGCGGGCGGACTCGTCGCGGTCGCCGACGAGGGACAACTGACGATCGAACAGGAAGGGCGCCACCGCAAGTTCGTCGATCGGGTCGAGCAGATCACCTTCAGCGGCGCCGAGGCGCTGCGGCGCGGGCAGCGCGTGCTCTACGTGACCGAGCGGGCGGTGTTCCGCCTCGAACCCGGCGGGCTCCGCCTCATCGAGCTCGCGCCCGGCGTCGACCTGCAGCGCGACGTGCTCGACCACCTGCCCTTCGAGGTCGCCCACGACGACCTCACGACCATGGCGACGGCTCTTTTCGTGCCCGAGCCGCTCCACCTCTCCCGTTCACCCCAGTTCTCCGAAGCGGAAGCACTCTCATGA
- a CDS encoding dihydrodipicolinate synthase family protein — protein MSDLRLLEGDGTVSAVELGPGLTVSRPAEPPRSRTVYAAAHVVPVAWAENVPGHPAVVDWDHTLAFRHHIWSWGLGVADAMDTAQRNMGLGWSATAELIRRSAHEASTVGGRLVAGVNTDHLPNDAATLAEIIDAYAMQLEVVEDSGAEAVLMASRHLARAAESPADYERVYAAVLGRASRPVVLHWLGEPFDPILRGYFGPDVETAMQTVVRIIDDHRDTVSGIKMSLLDPRHEITLRRRLPSGVTMFTGDDDNYVSLIAGDDAGHSDALLGAFAAFPPAAALAVAALDRGDTEEYHRVLGPTQPLARQIFSAPTPFYKTGVAFLSWLNGHQPSFTMVGGLHAGRSLRHLSEIIRLANVADVLEQPELARERWHRMLELHGV, from the coding sequence ATGAGCGACCTGCGCCTGCTCGAGGGCGACGGAACGGTGAGCGCGGTCGAGCTTGGACCGGGCCTCACCGTCTCGAGACCCGCCGAGCCGCCCCGATCGCGCACGGTCTATGCTGCGGCTCACGTCGTGCCGGTCGCCTGGGCCGAGAACGTCCCCGGGCACCCCGCCGTCGTCGACTGGGACCACACCCTCGCGTTCCGCCACCACATCTGGTCGTGGGGCCTTGGCGTCGCCGACGCGATGGACACGGCGCAGCGCAACATGGGCCTCGGCTGGTCGGCGACCGCCGAGCTCATCCGACGGAGCGCGCACGAGGCGAGCACCGTCGGCGGCCGGCTGGTCGCCGGGGTCAACACCGACCACCTCCCGAACGACGCCGCGACTCTCGCCGAGATCATCGACGCCTATGCGATGCAGCTCGAGGTCGTCGAGGACAGCGGCGCCGAAGCGGTGCTGATGGCGTCTCGCCACCTCGCCCGCGCCGCCGAATCCCCCGCCGACTACGAACGCGTGTACGCGGCGGTCCTCGGGCGGGCCTCGCGACCGGTCGTCCTGCACTGGCTCGGTGAGCCGTTCGACCCGATTCTGCGGGGATACTTCGGTCCCGACGTCGAGACGGCGATGCAGACGGTCGTCCGCATCATCGACGACCACCGCGACACCGTGTCGGGCATCAAGATGTCACTCCTCGATCCTCGGCACGAGATCACCCTGCGACGACGTCTCCCCTCCGGCGTCACGATGTTCACGGGCGACGACGACAACTACGTGTCGCTCATCGCGGGCGACGACGCCGGACACTCGGACGCCCTGCTCGGAGCGTTCGCGGCCTTCCCGCCCGCCGCGGCGCTGGCGGTCGCCGCACTCGACCGAGGCGACACCGAGGAGTACCACCGCGTCCTGGGGCCGACACAGCCCCTCGCGCGGCAGATCTTCAGCGCCCCGACTCCGTTCTACAAGACCGGGGTGGCATTCCTCAGCTGGCTCAACGGACACCAGCCGTCGTTCACGATGGTCGGGGGGCTCCACGCCGGCCGCAGCCTGCGGCACCTCAGCGAGATCATCCGACTGGCCAACGTCGCCGACGTGCTCGAGCAGCCCGAACTCGCTCGCGAGCGCTGGCACCGGATGCTCGAGCTGCACGGCGTATGA
- a CDS encoding SDR family NAD(P)-dependent oxidoreductase, translated as MSRGWTLAEGWDPRPLRGEVALVTGTLGGLGRAIADGIAAAGAKVAVHHLRQPDEAAAYADELRAGGIEATVVEADLTDWHEVERMLAAIADDLGPVSLLVNNAGMMRKKAFAESTFAEWRETIEIDLDAVFTVTRLALPAMLEAGRGTVVNVSSQLAFKGAHDYVSYSAAKGGVVGLTRALAREVGPGIRVNAIAPGPIETPMTAEYSTPEWVAERTAGAVLQRLGTPDEVVGAVVFLASPAASLIHGQVIHLNGGGVMA; from the coding sequence ATGAGCCGCGGCTGGACGCTCGCCGAGGGCTGGGATCCTCGCCCGCTTCGTGGCGAGGTCGCCCTCGTCACCGGCACGCTCGGCGGCCTGGGACGCGCGATCGCCGACGGCATCGCTGCGGCGGGGGCGAAGGTCGCCGTGCACCACCTGCGTCAACCGGACGAGGCTGCCGCGTACGCCGACGAGCTGCGCGCTGGCGGGATCGAGGCGACCGTCGTCGAGGCGGACCTGACCGACTGGCACGAGGTCGAGCGCATGCTCGCCGCGATCGCCGATGACCTCGGACCCGTCTCGCTGCTCGTCAACAACGCCGGGATGATGCGCAAGAAGGCCTTCGCCGAATCGACGTTCGCGGAATGGCGCGAGACGATCGAGATCGACCTCGACGCCGTCTTCACCGTCACGCGCCTCGCGCTGCCGGCCATGCTCGAGGCGGGGCGGGGCACCGTCGTCAATGTGTCGTCTCAGCTCGCCTTCAAGGGCGCTCACGACTACGTGAGTTACAGCGCCGCGAAGGGCGGGGTCGTGGGCCTCACGCGCGCCCTGGCTCGCGAGGTCGGCCCCGGCATCCGCGTCAACGCGATCGCACCCGGCCCGATCGAGACGCCGATGACCGCCGAGTACTCGACGCCCGAGTGGGTCGCCGAACGCACAGCCGGCGCCGTTCTCCAGCGGCTGGGCACACCCGACGAGGTCGTCGGCGCGGTCGTCTTCCTCGCGTCGCCCGCGGCGAGCCTCATCCACGGGCAGGTCATCCACCTCAACGGCGGCGGGGTGATGGCATGA
- a CDS encoding transposase encodes MSHPPVIPAEKKIRIVLSVLQGEISIAEAARREKVSEQAIGNWKRQFLEGGKAGIEAGKSKPTSREQQLEDEVAELTQALGEAAVEIRVWKKSAEGRLGPSRTSR; translated from the coding sequence ATGAGTCATCCCCCGGTGATCCCGGCGGAGAAGAAGATCCGCATTGTGTTGAGCGTGCTTCAGGGTGAGATCTCGATCGCGGAAGCCGCGCGTCGGGAGAAGGTGTCCGAGCAGGCGATCGGGAACTGGAAGCGCCAGTTCCTCGAGGGCGGGAAGGCGGGGATTGAGGCGGGCAAGTCGAAGCCCACGTCCCGCGAGCAGCAGCTCGAGGACGAGGTCGCCGAGCTCACCCAAGCGCTGGGTGAGGCCGCGGTCGAGATCCGGGTGTGGAAGAAGTCAGCTGAGGGCCGGCTGGGCCCTTCGAGGACCTCGAGGTGA
- a CDS encoding glycerate kinase — MTRAVVIAPDSFKGTLAADDVARAMAAGWSSVHPDDRIELRPQADGGEGTLDAVEASVPGARRHRVPGVTGPDGRPVVGEWVELPDGTGVVELAQMSGLPLMRELDPLGATSRGLGEVIAAVIDAGASRLLIGLGGSASTDGGLPALEAIGDRRPPEGGALLLADVTAPLLGPAGAAAVFGPQKGASPEQIALLEERLSLIAERLTADPEEPGTGAAGGVAYGLRHWGATLASGSVYIAEATGLGAAIVGADVVLTGEGRFDSQSLTGKVVGTVIGRAAAAGVACGVIAGAAAEDPPCWIATLVDEAGSLRAAMDEPARWLTAAARRAARELVS, encoded by the coding sequence ATGACGCGCGCGGTCGTCATCGCCCCCGATTCGTTCAAGGGCACTCTCGCCGCGGACGATGTGGCCCGGGCGATGGCCGCAGGCTGGTCCAGCGTGCATCCCGACGATCGCATCGAGCTGCGCCCGCAAGCCGACGGCGGCGAGGGGACCCTCGACGCGGTCGAGGCGAGTGTCCCCGGAGCTCGCCGCCACCGCGTCCCCGGCGTGACGGGTCCGGACGGTCGTCCGGTCGTCGGCGAATGGGTCGAGCTGCCCGACGGCACAGGAGTCGTCGAGCTCGCTCAGATGTCGGGGCTTCCGCTGATGCGCGAGCTCGATCCGCTCGGTGCCACCTCGCGCGGTCTCGGCGAGGTGATCGCGGCCGTCATCGACGCGGGCGCGTCGCGCCTGCTCATCGGGCTGGGCGGCTCGGCCTCGACCGACGGCGGTCTGCCCGCTCTCGAGGCGATCGGCGACCGGCGGCCGCCCGAGGGCGGCGCACTGCTGCTCGCCGACGTCACCGCTCCCCTGCTCGGCCCCGCCGGCGCTGCCGCCGTCTTCGGACCGCAGAAGGGCGCGAGCCCCGAGCAGATCGCGCTGCTCGAAGAACGACTGTCGCTCATCGCCGAGCGCCTGACGGCCGATCCCGAAGAGCCGGGCACGGGCGCGGCAGGAGGCGTCGCCTACGGGCTGCGCCACTGGGGCGCGACCCTCGCGAGCGGATCCGTCTACATCGCCGAGGCGACGGGTCTCGGCGCGGCGATCGTCGGCGCCGACGTCGTGCTCACCGGCGAGGGCCGCTTCGACAGCCAGTCACTCACCGGCAAGGTCGTCGGGACCGTGATCGGCCGGGCCGCGGCGGCAGGAGTCGCCTGCGGCGTCATCGCGGGGGCCGCCGCCGAGGATCCGCCCTGCTGGATCGCGACGCTCGTCGACGAGGCCGGATCCCTTCGGGCTGCGATGGACGAGCCCGCCCGGTGGCTCACGGCAGCCGCTCGACGCGCCGCACGGGAGCTCGTCTCATGA